A genomic window from Silene latifolia isolate original U9 population chromosome 11, ASM4854445v1, whole genome shotgun sequence includes:
- the LOC141611720 gene encoding uncharacterized protein LOC141611720 isoform X1, producing MNPISDDVEGSGSEETSATSHMTTTLEFGGTHVVRPKGDHQATIVWLHGMGDKGLSWSQFFETLHLPNIKWICPTAPTRPVAFFGGFPCTSWSDLDDISETAIDDLEGLDVSAAHIANLLSDEPRDIKLGIGGFNMGGTLALYSAICQVLGHYRNGDPYPINLNAVVGLSSWLPCSSALREWMEASEEAKQRAASLPILLCHGSSDEVVAYEHGERSAETLISLGFQNLTFKSYNGLGHYTIPEETEQVCKWLTATLELQGNS from the exons ATGAACCCTATTAGTGATGATGTCGAGGGCTCAG GTAGCGAGGAGACTAGTGCAACTAGTCATATGACTACTACTCTGGAGTTTGGAGGAACTCATGTTGTCAGGCCTAAGGGAGACCACCAAGCAACTATAGTATGGTTACATGGTATGGGTGACAAAGGCTTGAG CTGGTCTCAGTTCTTCGAGACTCTTCATCTTCCAAAT ATAAAATGGATTTGCCCAACTGCTCCAACTCGTCCAGTAGCATTTTTCGGGGGATTTCCTTGCACATCTT GGTCTGATTTGGACGATATATCCGAAACTGCTATTGATGATTTGGAAGGCTTGGATGTTTCAGCAGCTCACATTGCCAACCTATTGTCGGATGAACCTCGTGATA TTAAGCTCGGGATCGGGGGTTTCAATATGGGTGGTACACTTGCTTTATATTCTGCAATATGCCAAGTACTAGGACATTACAGGAACGGGGACCCTTATCCAATCAACCTGAATGCTGTTGTGGGACTTAGTAGCTGGCTGCCTTGttcaag TGCATTGAGAGAATGGATGGAGGCATCTGAAGAAGCTAAGCAACGTGCAGCATCTCTGCCCATTTTACTCTGCCACGGTTCAT CTGATGAAGTGGTTGCATACGAGCACGGTGAAAGATCTGCAGAAACTCTAATTTCACTCGGGTTTCAGAATCTGACTTTTAAGAGCTATAATGG GTTAGGGCATTACACAATTCCTGAAGAAACTGAGCAAGTTTGCAAATGGCTGACAGCAACATTGGAGCTTCAAGGAAACTCTTGA
- the LOC141611720 gene encoding uncharacterized protein LOC141611720 isoform X2 has protein sequence MTTTLEFGGTHVVRPKGDHQATIVWLHGMGDKGLSWSQFFETLHLPNIKWICPTAPTRPVAFFGGFPCTSWSDLDDISETAIDDLEGLDVSAAHIANLLSDEPRDIKLGIGGFNMGGTLALYSAICQVLGHYRNGDPYPINLNAVVGLSSWLPCSSALREWMEASEEAKQRAASLPILLCHGSSDEVVAYEHGERSAETLISLGFQNLTFKSYNGLGHYTIPEETEQVCKWLTATLELQGNS, from the exons ATGACTACTACTCTGGAGTTTGGAGGAACTCATGTTGTCAGGCCTAAGGGAGACCACCAAGCAACTATAGTATGGTTACATGGTATGGGTGACAAAGGCTTGAG CTGGTCTCAGTTCTTCGAGACTCTTCATCTTCCAAAT ATAAAATGGATTTGCCCAACTGCTCCAACTCGTCCAGTAGCATTTTTCGGGGGATTTCCTTGCACATCTT GGTCTGATTTGGACGATATATCCGAAACTGCTATTGATGATTTGGAAGGCTTGGATGTTTCAGCAGCTCACATTGCCAACCTATTGTCGGATGAACCTCGTGATA TTAAGCTCGGGATCGGGGGTTTCAATATGGGTGGTACACTTGCTTTATATTCTGCAATATGCCAAGTACTAGGACATTACAGGAACGGGGACCCTTATCCAATCAACCTGAATGCTGTTGTGGGACTTAGTAGCTGGCTGCCTTGttcaag TGCATTGAGAGAATGGATGGAGGCATCTGAAGAAGCTAAGCAACGTGCAGCATCTCTGCCCATTTTACTCTGCCACGGTTCAT CTGATGAAGTGGTTGCATACGAGCACGGTGAAAGATCTGCAGAAACTCTAATTTCACTCGGGTTTCAGAATCTGACTTTTAAGAGCTATAATGG GTTAGGGCATTACACAATTCCTGAAGAAACTGAGCAAGTTTGCAAATGGCTGACAGCAACATTGGAGCTTCAAGGAAACTCTTGA
- the LOC141611721 gene encoding phosphoribosylformylglycinamidine cyclo-ligase, chloroplastic-like, translated as MTTNLRLHLDHQCNIIFNNTTMDLKFRGIYTNFGNNSPFLCKPISCILSNKLASLSMSSQGVQLKRILQKTRGFSMVSCSGSQSSGGLTYKDAGVDIDAGSELVRRIAKMAPGIGGFGGLFPLGDSYLVAGTDGVGTKLKLTFETGIHETIGIDLVAMSVNDIVTSGAKPLFFLDYFATSRLDVDLAERVIKGIVDGCVQSDCALLGGETAEMPGFYAEGEYDLSGFAVGIVKKDSVIDGKNIEAGDVLIGLPSSGVHSNGFSLVRRVLAQSGNSLNDEIPGGSVTLGEALMAPTVIYVKQVLDFLDKGGIKGIAHITGGGFTDNIPRVFPKGLGAVIDTNAWPVLPVFKWIQEVGRIDDAEMRRTFNLGIGMVLVVSPDAAVRILGDANGSTPVYRIGEVVRGEGVSYR; from the exons ATGACAACGAATTTGAGGCTTCATTTGGACCACCAATGTAATATCATCTTCAATAATACAACCATGGACCTCAAATTTAGAGGAATTTACACAAACTTTGGGAACAATTCACCCTTTTTATGCAAACCCATTTCGTGTATTCTCTCCAACAAGCTTGCTTCACTTTCAATGTCTTCCCAAGGCGTCCAATTGAAAAGGATTTTGCAGAAAACAAGGGGTTTTTCCATGGTTAGTTGTAGTGGGAGTCAGTCTAGTGGTGGACTCACTTACAAGGATGCTGGGGTTGATATTGATGCTGGTTCTGAGCTTGTTCGTCGCATTGCCAAAATGGCCCCCGGTATTGGTGGCTTTGGGGGACTTTTCCCTCTAG GCGATTCGTATTTGGTAGCTGGCACAGATGGTGTAGGAACCAAATTAAAGCTCACTTTTGAGACTGGGATACACGAGACTATAGGAATTGATCTG GTTGCCATGAGTGTAAATGACATTGTTACTTCCGGAGCAAAACCGCTGTTCTTCTTAGATTATTTTGCTACCAGCCGCCTCGATGTGGATCTTGCTGAAAGG GTTATAAAAGGGATTGTTGATGGTTGTGTGCAATCTGACTGTGCTCTTTTAGGGGGTGAG ACTGCAGAAATGCCTGGGTTTTATGCGGAAGGCGAGTATGATCTTAGTGGATTTGCCGTGGGCATTGTTAAGAAGGACTCTGTTATTGATGGAAAGAATATTGAGGCTGGAGATGTGTTGATTGGTCTTCCATCCAGCGGGGTCCACTCCAATGGCTTTTCTCTTGTTAGAAG GGTTTTGGCACAAAGTGGAAACTCTTTGAACGATGAAATCCCTGGTGGTTCAGTTACTTTAGGTGAAGCTTTGATGGCTCCAACAGTCATTTATGTAAAGCAG GTCCTTGATTTTCTTGACAAAGGAGGAATTAAAGGAATAGCCCATATAACCGGTGGCGGATTTACAGACAACATACCTAGAGTTTTTCCTAAGGGTCTTGGAGCTGTTATTGATACAAATGCTTGGCCTGTTCTTCCTGtgtttaaatggattcaagag GTGGGAAGGATTGATGATGCGGAAATGAGGCGGACTTTCAATCTAGGGATTGGGATGGTGCTAGTAGTAAGCCCAGACGCAGCCGTCAGAATCCTAGGGGATGCAAACGGAAGCACCCCAGTCTATCGCATTGGTGAGGTAGTGAGAGGTGAAGGGGTCAGCTATCGATAA